Genomic window (Bradyrhizobium sp. 186):
CGGAGAACGCGAAGGCGAGCGCCGCCGTGGCAGCGATGAAGGCTCTGCGATTGTTCATCTTGGGTTTTCCTCCTGACGGAATTTTCGGTCGACGGTCTTTTTCCGTTGATTGCAACGGTCGCCATCGCTGCCGAAGATTGTGGAGGAAGGTCCGACGCCGCGCAAGGATCGCGACGCTGCGCCGTAGCGTCTCAGGCCAGGAACAGTGCTACCAGCGCGACCGCCGCCGGCAGGGCCTGGACGAGCAGGATGCGCGCGCTGACGGTTGCCGCGCCGTAAGCACCGGCGACGATCACGCAGAGCAGGAAGAACGCCTTGATCTGGAACGCGAAGGCCGGGTTGCCGTGCATGAGGCCCCAGATCAGGCCGGCGGCGAGGAAGCCGTTATAGAGGCCCTGGTTGGCGGCCAGCACTTTTGTGATCTCGGCCTTCTCCGGCGTCTGGCGAAAGACCTTCAAGCCCAGCGGCTTGTCCCAGAGGAACATCTCGAGGACGAGAAAGAAGACATGCAGGACGGCGACCAGCGCCACTGGGACATTGGCGATCAGAATCAAGTTGAGCTCCCCCAAAGCGTCAGCTTTCGGGTGGACGTTAGCATGCCCGGCATGGCAAGTGCGACACGTGTTTGGATGAAATGGTGTCGCAATGGCCGGCCGATCAGCCTATCCGTCCGAAAGCTTTGACCTCGATCGGCTGGCGACGCCGATCGGGATCGCCCTGCTTGTCACCGATGCGGAAGGCGCGCTGCGCGCGCTCGACTGGGAGGACTACGAGCACCGGATGCGCGAGCTGCTGCGCCTGCATTATGGCGCGGTCGAGCTGCGCGAGCGTGCCGCGGCGGCTGCGGTGAAGGCCGCGCTGTCGGGCTATTTCGACGGCGATCTCGCGCAGCTTGCGTCGATCGCATGGCGCGTCGCCGGCACGCCGTTCCAGCGCAAGGTCTGGACCGCGCTGGCGCAAATTCCCGTTGGCACCACGCAAAGTTATGGCGCGCTCGCTGCCAGGCTCGACATGCCCAAAGCGGTTCGCGCCGTCGGCCATGCCAACGGCTCCAACCCGATCAGCGTCGTGCTGCCCTGTCACCGCCTGATCGGCGCAGATGGTTCGCTGGTGAAATATGGCGGCGGCCTGGAGCGCAAGCGCTGGCTGCTGCGGCATGAGGGCGTGGAGGTTTAGCGTCTCTATCCCCTCGTCATTCCGGGGCGCGCGGAGCGCGAACCCGGAATCCATTCATCCACGTCATCGGTGGCGAGATGGATTCCGGGTTCGCCGCTGACGCGGCGCCCCGGAATGACGAAAGGAGAGAGGCGCGCGCTTGCCGCCCTCACGCCACCGGCTGAACCGCCTTGTCGCCGGCCATCACATGGGTCAGCGCGCTCTTGATCGCGGCCTGGCGTGTCGGAGCACTGATCTGGGCGCCGAGGAGGTCGGTGACGTAGAACACGTCGCGGGCGCGCTCGCCGAAGGTCGCGACATGGGCGGACGCAATGTTGAGGTTGAGCTTCGAGATCGCGGTGGTCAGCTCGTAGAGCAGGCCGGGGCGGTCGAGGCCGGACACCTCGATCACGGTGTAGCGGTCCGACCATTGGTTGTTGATGGTCACTTCCGGCTCGATCACGAAAGGCCGCGCCTTGCTGCGCACGGTGCGCCGCGCCACCACTTCCGGAAGACGCAGCTTGCCTTCCAGCACGTCCTCGATCATCTCGCCGATCCGGGTGGCGCGCCTTCCCTCGTCCTCGTCGCGATCGTACTCGCGGGAGATCGATATCGTGTCCAGGGCACGGCCGTCGGTCGTGGTGTAGATCTGCGCGTCGACGATGTTGGCGCCGGCCGAGGCACAGGCGCCGGCGATGATCGAGAGTAGCCAGGGATGGTCGGCCGCGAAGATCGTGAGCTCGGTGACGCCACGCACCTCGTCGAAGCCGACATTGATCGCGAGCTTGTGGCCGGCCTGCTCGCTGGAGCGGACGAAGCGGGCGTGGCGGATCTTTCGCGGCAGCTCGACCTTGAGCCAGTAGGCCGGATAGTGCCGGCCGATATAGGCGTCGAGCTCCTCCTTTGGCCATTCGGCAAAGGCGATGCGGAATTCGGCGTGGGCGGCCGCCAGACGCTTGCCACGGTCCACTTCCGAGAAGCCGCCGGTCAACACCGGCTCGGTCTCGTAATAAAGCGAGCGCAGCAGCTGCGCCTTCCAGCCGTTCCATACGCCCGGGCCGACGCCGCGAATGTCGGCGGTGGTCAGGATCGTCAGCAGCTTCATCTGCTCGACGGACTGCACCACGGCGGCGAAATTCTCGATGGTCTTGCGGTCGGACAGGTCGCGCGACTGTGCGACCGTCGACATGGTCAGATGTTCCTCGATCAGCCACGCCACCAGCTCGGTGTCGGCGGGGCTGAAGCCGAGCCGCGGACAGAGCCGCCGCGCCACCTTGGCCCCCGCAATCGAATGGTCCTCCAGCCGGCCCTTGGCGATGTCGTGCAGCAGCGTCACGATATAGATCACCGGCCGGTGCTCGGGCCGGATCTTGCGCATCAAGTCGCTCGCAAGCGTGAATTCCTCGACGCCGCCGCGCTCGATGTCCTGCAAGAAGCCGACGCAGCGGATCAGGTGCTCGTCGACGGTGTAGTGATGATACATGTTGAACTGCATCATCGAGACGATCTTGCCGAAGGCGCGGATGAACTGGCCGAGCACGCCGGTCTCGTTCATCCTCCGCAGCACGGTCTCGGCATCGTTGGAGGTCAGAATCTCCATGAATAGCCGATTGGCCTCGGGATTTTCGCGAAGCTGCGCGTTGATCAGGCCGAGCGAGCGCGTCACGTCGCGCATCGCATCCGGGTGGAAGGCGAGGTTGTTCTTCTGCGCCAGGCGGAAGATGCGGATCAGATTGACCGGATCGTGCTTGAACACGTCGGGCGCGGCGACGTTGATGCGGTTGTTGTCGACGATGAAGTCGTCGCTGTCGGGCACCCGCCGCTTCACGGCGGTGGGACGCAGCCGCGCCATCATCCGGCTCAGCACCGGTGCGGGCTTGGCCTGTTGATCCTCGAGCTTGGCGCAGAGGATGGCGGTGAGATTGCCGACTTCCTTCGCGACCAGGAAGTAGTGCTTCATGAAGCGCTCGACGTCCTGCATGCCGGGATGCGAGGTGTAGCCGAGCCGGACCGCGATCTCGCGCTGGAGATCGAACGACAGGCGCTCCTCAGGCCGCCCCGAATAGAAGTGCAGGTTGCAGCGCACCGACCAGAGGAAATCGGCGCAGCGGCGGAAGCTGCGGTATTCCTGCGCGTCGAACACGCCGCGCTCGACCAATTCGTCGGTGTCGCGGACGCGGTAGACGTATTTGGCGATCCAGAACAGCGTGTGCAGGTCGCGTAAGGCCCCCTTTCCGTCCTTGACGTTGGGCTCGACCAGATAGCGCGACTGGCCGCCGCGACGGTGGCGCTCCTCGCGCTCGGCGAGTTTTGCGGTGACGAATTCGGACGCGGTGCCTTGCACCACTTCCTTGTCGAAGCGCGCGACCAGTTCTTCATACAGCGGCTTGTCGCCGGTGAGGAAGCGCGTCTCCAGGATCGCGGTGCGGATGGTCATGTCGCCGCGCGCCTGGCGGATCGATTCATCCACCGAACGCGTGGCATGCCCGACCTTCAAGCCCATGTCCCACAGGCAATAGAGAATCGCCTCGGCCACCTGCTCGCCCCAGGCGGTCTGCTTGTAGGGCAGGATGAAGAGCAGATCGATGTCGGACTCGGGTGCCATCAAGCCGCGGCCATAGCCGCCGGTCGCCACCACCGCCATGCGCTCGGCCCCGCTCGGAATCGGCGAGCGGTAGAGATGACGGGTCGCCGCCGAATACAGAATGCGAATGATCTCGTCTTGCACATGGCACAGCCGCTCGGCGCAGCGCCGGCCGTGACGGTCCTTGAGCAGGATTGCCTGCGCCGCGGCGCGCGCCGCCATCAGTTCGGCCTTGAGCAGTTGCGCAACCGCAGTGCGGAACGCGTCCTCGCGGCCCTGATGCTTTTCGGCAAGTGCGTCGACCGCGGCGGTGATCCGCGCGGTGTCGAAGCGATCATCCGCCTCTGCCTTGTGCTCAGTCGCGACGCTGTCCATGTCTCACCGGATATAAGAGGGGACAGGCGCTGTCACCCGCCATTCTCTCGCAATAGTCGTTCCATGCTTGGAAAGGCTGGCTTTGGGCAAAGTTGTTCTCGGCCGACGTGCTTTCGGAACAGGGATTTTCTGGTTGACCTCTAGATATAACTCATTGAAAAACAATGAAGTTTTAGGAGGGCCGGGCATGACCAAGATGACACGACGCATTCTGTTGGCGGGGGCCGTGGCTCTCGCTGTGACCCCTGCGGCAAGGGCGGCGGATCCGCTCAAGGAGATCCGCATCGACTGGGCGACCTACAATCCGGTGTCGCTGGTCCTGAAGCAGAAGGGGCTCCTGGAAAAGGAGTTCGCCAAGGACGGCATCACCATCACCTGGGTGCAGTCGGCAGGCTCCAACAAGGCGCTCGAATTCCTCAATGCCGGCTCGATCGATTTCGGCTCGACCGCGGGCTCTGCCGCGCTGGTCGCCCGGATCAACGGCAACCCGATCCAGTCGGTTTATGTCTATTCCCGCCCCGAATGGACGGCGCTTGTCACCGCCAAAGAGTCCAAGATCGCGAGCGTGGCTGATCTCAAGGGCAAGCGAGTTGCGGTGACGCGGGCACCGATCCGCACATCTTCCTGGTGCGTGCGCTGCTCGGTGCGGGCCTGACCGAAAAGGACATCACGCCGGTGCTGCTGCAGCACGCCGACGGCAAGACCGCGCTGATCCGCGGCGACGTCGACGCCTGGGCCGGGCTCGATCCGATGATGGCGCAGGCCGAGGTCGAAGAGGGCGCAAAACTGTTCTATCGCAAGGCCGACGCCAACACTTGGGGCATCCTCAATGTGCGCGAGCAGTTTCTAAAGGACAATCCGGACATCGTCCGCCGCGTGCTCGCTGTCTATGAAGACGCGCGAAAATATTCGCTGGCGAATTACGACGACCTGAAGAAGACCTTCATTGCCGTCACGAAGTTGCCGGAGCCGGTCGTCGACAAGCAGCTCAAGGGGCGCACCGAGCTTACCCACAGCCGCATCGGCGCGCCGCAGCGCGAGTCGATCCTCGCCGCCGGTCTCGCGCTCCAGCAGGCCGGTGTGGTCGACGCCAAGGTCGATGTGAAGGCCACGCTCGATGCCCTGATTGACGATCAGGTCCCGCTGCCGACGAATTGAGGCGGACCCGTAGCCCGGATGGAGCGAAGCGAAATCCGGGATATCTTTGCGCGGCACGGCCCCGGATTGCGATGCGCTCTATCCGGGCTACGCAGCTGGAGAGAGGCGCGCCGCCGCCACAAACACCGCCGTCGTCCCGGGGCTCGAAGCGAGCCCGGGACCCATAACCACAGGGAGTGGTTTGACGCGAAGGCGATAACTCCGAGTCCCCGTAATCACTCCTTCCTGTGGCTATGGGTCCCGGATCTGCGCTCGCTCCGCTCGCTTGTCCGGGACGACAGCGGAGACTGCCGCACGCCCTTGCATTCCCTGATCAGACGCGCTTGCTATGGCCATGATCTCTGAAGCGCCAGTCCTGCAACAAACCTCGGAGCAAGCCGAGGTCGCGCCCGCGCCCTCGCGCTATGCGCGGCCGATGCTGGGACTGCTGCTGCCACTTGCTCTCGCGCTCGGCTGGGAACTCGTGGTCTGGCTTGGCTGGTCCAACGGCCGGTTGGTGCCGCCGCCCTCGCGGGTCTTCGCCACCATCTTGGAGCTCGCCCGTTCCGGCGAACTGATCCGCCACATCGCCGCGACGCTGTGGCGCGTCGGCCTCGGCTTTGCGTTCGGCGTGGTCGCGGGCACGCTGCTCGGCGCCATCTCCGGCTATTGGTCGCTCGCGCGCCGTCTGCTCGATCCGACCGTGCAGGCCCTGCGCGCGATCCCGTCGCTCGCCTGGGTGCCGCTGTTCATCCTCTGGCTCGGCATCTTCGAGACCTCGAAAATTGTGCTGATCGCGGTCGGCGTGTTCTTCCCGGTCTATCTCGGCGTCATGGGCGCGATCCTCATCGTTGATCGCAAGATCGTCGAGGTCGGCCGCACCTTTCGTCTTTCCGGACCGGCCATGATCCGCCGCATCCTGCTGCCCGCGGTGCTGCCGGCCTATGTGGTGTCCTTGCGCGTCGGCCTCGGGCTTGGCTGGATGTTCGTAGTGGCGGCCGAATTGATCGGCGCTTCCGAAGGCCTCGGCTATCTCCTGCTCGACGGCCAGCAGCTCGGCAAGCCCGCGCAGATCCTGGCTGCGATCGTGATCTTCGCCATTCTCGGCAAGCTCACCGACTGGCTGATCGAGGTCGGGGCGGCGCCGTTCCTGCGCTGGCAGGACGCTTTCGGGCGCACGAAGGAAGCTTAGTCATGCTGGCGCTCGACCGGGTCAGCAAGACCTATCCAAACGGCGTGCAGGCGCTGGCGCGCTTCTCGGCCGAGATCAGGCAAGGCGAGATCGTCGCCATCATCGGTGGCTCCGGCTGCGGTAAGTCCACGCTGCTACGCGCGGTCGCCGGGCTCGATCGTGCGAGCTCCGGCACGGTGGCGCTCGACAACGAGGCGATCGCTTCGCCGCACGCCAAGATAGGCATCATCTTCCAGGAGCCGCGGCTGCTACCCTGGCTCAGCGTCGCCGACAATATCGGTTTCGGCCTCGCCGGCCTGCCCGCAGCGGAACGGCGCGAGAAAGTGGCACGTGCGCTCGCGCGCGTTGGACTTGCCGACAAGGCGGAGGCCTGGCCGCGCGAACTCTCAGGCGGGCAGGCGCAGCGCGTCGCGATCGCACGCGCGCTGGTGCCGCAGCCCGAGGTGCTCTTGCTCGACGAGCCCTTCTCCGCGCTCGACGCCTTCACCCGCCGCGACCTTCAGGACCATCTGCTCGACCTCTGGGCGGACACGCGCCCGACACTCATCCTCGTCACCCATGACGTCGACGAGGCCGTGGTGCTGGCCGATCGCGTGCTGGTGATGCGGCCGCGGCCGGGCCGGCTGTTCGACCAGATCGAAATCAATCTGGCGCGTCCGCGCGACCGCAATTCGCCGCTGTTCGAGAATTTCAAGCGCAGTGTGCTGACGTCGCTCGACCGTTCGCTCGACCGCAGCGTGCCTGACCGGGACGCAACCCAGGGTCCCGGCCAGGCCATGTGGTGGTGACAATTTCGCTCCAAGCCGGTACATCGAGGGGCAATTTTTCCGGGAGAGAACAAGATGGACGCCGCAGAACTGCGCCAGATGCAGGCCCCGATCAAGGAACGCTACAAGACCGATCCCAAGACAGCGATGATCACGCTGAAGGCCAAGGGCTCGACGGACAGTGAAGGCATCGCCTGCAAGGTCGAGACCGGCCGCGCCATCGCAATGGCCGGCCTGCATCCGGCCACCGGCGGCTCCGGCCTCGAGCTCTGCTCGGGTGACATGCTTCTGGAAGCGCTGGTCGCCTGCGCCGGCGTCACGATGAAGTCGGTCGCGACGGCGATCGAGGTGCCCTTGAAGACCGGCAACGTCTATGCCGAGGGTGATCTCGATTTCCGCGGCACGCTCGGCGTCGACAAGGAGACCCCGGTCGGCTTCGCCGAGATCCGCCTGCGCTTCGAGGTCGACACGGACGCGCCACAGGACAAGCTCGATCTGCTGCTGAAACTCACCGAGCGCTATTGCGTGGTCTACCAGACCATCAAGAACGGCCCGAAGGTCTCGGTGTCGATGCAGCGGATGTGAGGCGAGGGCCGCAGCCCGACAATCGGTGTCGGTCTGGCGAAAGCCAGCACGCGTTACCCCCGACACCAATTGTTTTGCGAAGCTGGTAACCACCGCCGTCCAACACAGCGAAGCCTGTGGTTATGGATCCCGGATCGGCGCTTCGCTTGTCCGGGACGACAAAGAAAAAAATGCCCCCCGAGCTCCACTTCATCCTCTTCCTCCTCCTGCGCATGGCGATCGCGGCGGCGTTCGTCGTGACGGCCTCGATCATCACCGAGCGCTCGGGCCCTGTGATCGGCGCGCTGGTCGCGACCTTGCCGGTCTCGGCCGGTCCGTCCTACGTCTTCCTCGCGCTCGACCATGACGCCGCCTTCATCGCGCAGGGCGCCCTGTCGAGTCTTCCGGTCAACGCGGCGACGATCTTCATGTGCCTCACTTATGTCGTGCTGTCGCAGCGGCACAGACTTCTGGTGAGTTGCGGCAGCGCAGTCGCGGTCTGGATCGTGCTTGCATCCATCATCCGTCAGTTCGACTGGACCTTGACGGCTGGGCTTGCCGTCAACCTGATCGCGTTCGGCATCTGCATTCCTCTCTTGGCGGGCTATCGCCATGTGAAGATGCCGCTGGTGGCACGCCGCTGGTACGACGTGCCGATGCGGGCTGCGCTGGTCGCAACCCTGGTCGCCATTGTCGTGTCGACCTCGGGCTGGGTCGGCCCCCGCATCAGCGGCATCATCGCGCTGTATCCCGTCGTCTTCACCAGCATGATGGTGATCCTGCATCCCCGCATCGCCGGTCCGCCGACCGCCGCGTTGCTCGCCAATTCCGCCTGGGGCCTGCTCGGCTTCGGCATGGCAATCGCGGTGGTTCACGTCGGCGCCGCCAACTTCGGCTCCACGATCGGCCTGAGCCTTGCGCTCGCCACCTGCATCGCCTGGAATTTGACGCTGTGGTGGAACGGACGTCGGAAGCGGCTGGCGGCGGCGTAATCGTTACCGTTTCGGCAGTTTTGCCTTCAACACATAAAGTGCGTCGAGCGCCTCGCGCGGCGACATCTCGTCGGGGTGCAGCGCCTTCACCGCGTCCATCAACAGCTCGGCTTCGCTCGGCGGCGCGGCTTCCGCGGCTGCGCGCGAGGGCACGGCGAACAGCGGCAGATCGTCGGCGAGCGCGCGCGCGGTCTGGCCGCGGTCCTGGGCTTCAAGTTTTGCCAGCACCGATTTGGCGCGTGTGATCACGGCCGGTGGCAGGCCTGCGAGCTTGGCGACCTGGATGCCGTAGGAGCGGTCAGCCGAGCCCGGCAGCACCTCGTGCAGGAATACGACATTGCCCTGCCATTCCTTCACGCGCACCGTCGCGTTGAACATCCGCGGCAGTCTTGCGGAGAGCGCGGTCAGCTCGTGGTAGTGTGTAGCGAACAGCGTGCGGCAGCGGTTGCTCTCGTGCAAATGCTCGATCGCGGCCCAGGCGATCGAGAGACCGTCGAAGGTGGCGGTGCCGCGGCCGATCTCGTCGAGGATGACGAGCGAGCGCTCGCCGGCCTGATTGAGGATTGCAGCCGTTTCGACCATCTCCACCATGAAGGTGGAGCGGCCGCGGGCGAGATCGTCGGCGGCGCCAACGCGCGAGAACAGCCGGTCGATGATGCCGATCCGCGCGCGCGAGGCCGGCACGAAACTGCCGATCTGCGCGAGCAACGCAATCAGCGCGTTCTGGCGCAGAAAGGTCGATTTACCGGCCATGTTGGGACCGGTCAGCAGCCAGAGCTGGCCGGACTTTTGCCCGGGTGCCGGCGAGAGATCGGAGGCATTGGCAATGAACGGCTCGCCGTTACGCTTCAAGGCCTGCTCGACCACGGGATGACGCCCGGCCTCGATTGCAAAGCCGAGTGAGGAGTCGACCTCGGGTCGCACGTAGTTCTCGTCGACCGCAAGCTTTGCCAGCGACGTTGCGACATCGAGCAATGCAAAGCCATGCGCCGCAGCACGCAAATCGTCGCTGATCGCCAGCGCCTTGGCGCACAGCCGCTCGAAGATCTCCAGCTCGAGCCCGAGTGCGCGGTCGCCGGCATTGGCGATCTTGGCCTCGATCTCGCCGAGCTCTGACGTCGTGAAGCGTACCTGGCCCGCCAGCGTCTGGCGATGGATGAAGGTCGCGTTGAGGGGCGGCGACATCAGCTTGTCGCCATGCTGCGCGGTCACCTCGACGAAATAGCCGAGCACGTTGTTGTGGCGGATCTTCAGGCCCTTGACGCCCGTGTTGTCGGCGTAGCGCGCCTGCATCGAGGCCACCACCAGGCGCGAGGCGTCGCGCAGGTTTCGCGTTTCGTCGAGCGCGGGCTCGTAACCGTGGCGGACGAAGCCGCCATCGCGCTTGATCAGCGGCAATTGCTCGTCGAGCGCACTGGCAAACTCTGCTGCGAGCTCTCGCGACGGCCGTTGCAGCGCCGCCATGACGGCAGCGATCTCTTGTGGCGGCTGGTCGATCTCGCCGAGCCGCGCCAGCGCCTGGTCGGCGGCCACGATGCCATCGCGAAGGCCGGCAAGGTCGCGCGGTCCGCCGCGGCCGACCGAGAGACGGGCCAGCGCTCGCGACATGTCCGGTGCGCCGCGCAAGATGCTGCGAATGTCTTCGCGCGCGGCCGAATCCGCAACGAAGCTGCCGAC
Coding sequences:
- a CDS encoding ABC transporter ATP-binding protein, with product MLALDRVSKTYPNGVQALARFSAEIRQGEIVAIIGGSGCGKSTLLRAVAGLDRASSGTVALDNEAIASPHAKIGIIFQEPRLLPWLSVADNIGFGLAGLPAAERREKVARALARVGLADKAEAWPRELSGGQAQRVAIARALVPQPEVLLLDEPFSALDAFTRRDLQDHLLDLWADTRPTLILVTHDVDEAVVLADRVLVMRPRPGRLFDQIEINLARPRDRNSPLFENFKRSVLTSLDRSLDRSVPDRDATQGPGQAMWW
- a CDS encoding ABC transporter permease translates to MISEAPVLQQTSEQAEVAPAPSRYARPMLGLLLPLALALGWELVVWLGWSNGRLVPPPSRVFATILELARSGELIRHIAATLWRVGLGFAFGVVAGTLLGAISGYWSLARRLLDPTVQALRAIPSLAWVPLFILWLGIFETSKIVLIAVGVFFPVYLGVMGAILIVDRKIVEVGRTFRLSGPAMIRRILLPAVLPAYVVSLRVGLGLGWMFVVAAELIGASEGLGYLLLDGQQLGKPAQILAAIVIFAILGKLTDWLIEVGAAPFLRWQDAFGRTKEA
- the mutS gene encoding DNA mismatch repair protein MutS; this encodes MTLQQPIPTPEPEPTPAPQAEAAARVTPMMEQYLEIKAAHPGLLLFYRMGDFYELFFEDAEIASKTLGIVLTKRGKHQGMDIPMCGVPVERSEDYLHRLITAGHRVAVCEQTEDPAAAKARGNKSVVRRGVVRLVTPGTLTEDTLLDARANNYLLTIARARSSAGGDRFGLAWIDISTAEFMVTECSGGELAATLARINPTEAIVTDALYNDSELGPTLRELPAVTPLTRDVFDGATAEKRLCDYFAVATMDGLAQLTRLEATAAAAAVTYVDRTQVGKHPPLSPPAREASGATMAIDPATRANLELTRTLAGERRGSLLDAIDCTVTSAGSRLLAQRLAAPLTDAAAIARRLDAVGSFVADSAAREDIRSILRGAPDMSRALARLSVGRGGPRDLAGLRDGIVAADQALARLGEIDQPPQEIAAVMAALQRPSRELAAEFASALDEQLPLIKRDGGFVRHGYEPALDETRNLRDASRLVVASMQARYADNTGVKGLKIRHNNVLGYFVEVTAQHGDKLMSPPLNATFIHRQTLAGQVRFTTSELGEIEAKIANAGDRALGLELEIFERLCAKALAISDDLRAAAHGFALLDVATSLAKLAVDENYVRPEVDSSLGFAIEAGRHPVVEQALKRNGEPFIANASDLSPAPGQKSGQLWLLTGPNMAGKSTFLRQNALIALLAQIGSFVPASRARIGIIDRLFSRVGAADDLARGRSTFMVEMVETAAILNQAGERSLVILDEIGRGTATFDGLSIAWAAIEHLHESNRCRTLFATHYHELTALSARLPRMFNATVRVKEWQGNVVFLHEVLPGSADRSYGIQVAKLAGLPPAVITRAKSVLAKLEAQDRGQTARALADDLPLFAVPSRAAAEAAPPSEAELLMDAVKALHPDEMSPREALDALYVLKAKLPKR
- a CDS encoding DUF1304 domain-containing protein → MIANVPVALVAVLHVFFLVLEMFLWDKPLGLKVFRQTPEKAEITKVLAANQGLYNGFLAAGLIWGLMHGNPAFAFQIKAFFLLCVIVAGAYGAATVSARILLVQALPAAVALVALFLA
- a CDS encoding OsmC family protein, yielding MDAAELRQMQAPIKERYKTDPKTAMITLKAKGSTDSEGIACKVETGRAIAMAGLHPATGGSGLELCSGDMLLEALVACAGVTMKSVATAIEVPLKTGNVYAEGDLDFRGTLGVDKETPVGFAEIRLRFEVDTDAPQDKLDLLLKLTERYCVVYQTIKNGPKVSVSMQRM
- a CDS encoding methylated-DNA--[protein]-cysteine S-methyltransferase; the protein is MAGRSAYPSESFDLDRLATPIGIALLVTDAEGALRALDWEDYEHRMRELLRLHYGAVELRERAAAAAVKAALSGYFDGDLAQLASIAWRVAGTPFQRKVWTALAQIPVGTTQSYGALAARLDMPKAVRAVGHANGSNPISVVLPCHRLIGADGSLVKYGGGLERKRWLLRHEGVEV
- a CDS encoding [protein-PII] uridylyltransferase, which codes for MDSVATEHKAEADDRFDTARITAAVDALAEKHQGREDAFRTAVAQLLKAELMAARAAAQAILLKDRHGRRCAERLCHVQDEIIRILYSAATRHLYRSPIPSGAERMAVVATGGYGRGLMAPESDIDLLFILPYKQTAWGEQVAEAILYCLWDMGLKVGHATRSVDESIRQARGDMTIRTAILETRFLTGDKPLYEELVARFDKEVVQGTASEFVTAKLAEREERHRRGGQSRYLVEPNVKDGKGALRDLHTLFWIAKYVYRVRDTDELVERGVFDAQEYRSFRRCADFLWSVRCNLHFYSGRPEERLSFDLQREIAVRLGYTSHPGMQDVERFMKHYFLVAKEVGNLTAILCAKLEDQQAKPAPVLSRMMARLRPTAVKRRVPDSDDFIVDNNRINVAAPDVFKHDPVNLIRIFRLAQKNNLAFHPDAMRDVTRSLGLINAQLRENPEANRLFMEILTSNDAETVLRRMNETGVLGQFIRAFGKIVSMMQFNMYHHYTVDEHLIRCVGFLQDIERGGVEEFTLASDLMRKIRPEHRPVIYIVTLLHDIAKGRLEDHSIAGAKVARRLCPRLGFSPADTELVAWLIEEHLTMSTVAQSRDLSDRKTIENFAAVVQSVEQMKLLTILTTADIRGVGPGVWNGWKAQLLRSLYYETEPVLTGGFSEVDRGKRLAAAHAEFRIAFAEWPKEELDAYIGRHYPAYWLKVELPRKIRHARFVRSSEQAGHKLAINVGFDEVRGVTELTIFAADHPWLLSIIAGACASAGANIVDAQIYTTTDGRALDTISISREYDRDEDEGRRATRIGEMIEDVLEGKLRLPEVVARRTVRSKARPFVIEPEVTINNQWSDRYTVIEVSGLDRPGLLYELTTAISKLNLNIASAHVATFGERARDVFYVTDLLGAQISAPTRQAAIKSALTHVMAGDKAVQPVA